The Pseudomonas azotoformans genome has a segment encoding these proteins:
- a CDS encoding sugar ABC transporter ATP-binding protein, with the protein MLAQATVSQPPGIQPQPLEEPYLLEIVNISKGFPGVVALADVQLRVRPGTVLALMGENGAGKSTLMKIIAGIYQPDAGEIRLRGKPIVFETPLAAQKAGIAMIHQELNLMPHMSIAENIWIGREQLNSLHMVNHREMHRCTAELLARLRINLDPEEHVGNLSIAERQMVEIAKAVSYDSDILIMDEPTSAITEKEVAHLFSIIADLKSQGKGIVYITHKMNEVFAIADEVAVFRDGHYIGLQRADSMNSDSLISMMVGRELSQLFPVRETPIGDLLLTVRDLTLDGVFKDVSFDLHAGEILGIAGLMGSGRTNVAETIFGITPSSSGQITLDGKAVRITDPHMAIEKGFALLTEDRKLSGLFPCLSVLENMEMAVLPHYTGNGFIQQKALRALCEDMCKKLRVKTPSLEQCIDTLSGGNQQKALLARWLMTNPRLLILDEPTRGIDVGAKAEIYRLISFLASEGMAVIMISSELPEVLGMSDRVMVMHEGELMGTLDRSEATQEKVMQLASGMTAVH; encoded by the coding sequence ATGCTCGCTCAAGCGACTGTCTCGCAGCCTCCCGGTATCCAGCCCCAGCCGCTGGAAGAACCCTACCTGCTGGAAATCGTCAATATCAGCAAAGGCTTTCCCGGCGTCGTGGCCCTGGCCGACGTGCAATTGCGGGTGCGCCCTGGCACCGTGCTGGCGCTGATGGGCGAGAACGGTGCGGGCAAGTCGACGCTGATGAAAATCATCGCCGGCATCTACCAGCCCGACGCCGGGGAAATCCGCCTGCGTGGCAAGCCGATCGTGTTTGAAACACCCCTGGCGGCCCAGAAGGCCGGGATCGCGATGATCCACCAGGAACTCAACCTGATGCCGCACATGAGCATCGCCGAGAACATCTGGATCGGCCGCGAGCAGCTCAACAGCCTGCACATGGTCAACCACCGCGAAATGCACCGCTGCACTGCCGAATTGCTGGCGCGCCTGCGCATCAACCTGGACCCCGAGGAACACGTGGGCAACCTGAGCATCGCCGAGCGGCAGATGGTCGAGATTGCCAAGGCGGTGTCCTACGACTCCGACATCCTGATCATGGATGAGCCGACATCGGCCATTACCGAGAAGGAAGTGGCCCACCTGTTTTCGATCATTGCCGACCTCAAGTCCCAGGGCAAAGGCATCGTCTACATCACCCACAAAATGAACGAAGTGTTTGCCATCGCCGATGAAGTGGCGGTGTTCCGAGACGGCCACTACATCGGCCTGCAGCGCGCCGACAGCATGAACAGCGACAGCCTGATCTCGATGATGGTCGGCCGTGAACTGAGCCAGTTGTTCCCGGTGCGCGAGACGCCCATCGGCGACCTGTTGCTGACGGTGCGCGACCTGACGCTGGACGGCGTGTTCAAGGACGTGTCGTTCGACCTGCACGCCGGCGAAATCCTCGGTATCGCCGGCCTGATGGGCTCGGGCCGTACCAACGTGGCAGAAACCATTTTTGGCATCACCCCCAGCAGCAGCGGCCAGATCACCCTGGATGGCAAGGCGGTGCGCATCACCGACCCGCACATGGCCATCGAAAAAGGCTTCGCGCTGTTGACCGAGGATCGCAAGCTCAGTGGCCTCTTCCCGTGCCTGTCGGTCCTGGAAAACATGGAAATGGCGGTGTTGCCGCACTACACCGGCAACGGCTTTATCCAGCAGAAGGCCCTGCGCGCGCTGTGCGAAGACATGTGCAAGAAGCTGCGGGTGAAAACCCCGTCCCTTGAGCAGTGCATCGACACCTTGTCCGGCGGTAATCAGCAGAAGGCCTTGCTGGCGCGTTGGCTGATGACCAACCCGCGCCTGCTGATCCTCGATGAACCCACCCGTGGCATCGACGTGGGCGCCAAGGCGGAGATCTACCGATTGATCTCATTCCTCGCCAGCGAAGGCATGGCGGTGATCATGATTTCCTCCGAATTGCCCGAAGTGCTGGGCATGAGCGACCGGGTCATGGTGATGCACGAAGGCGAATTGATGGGCACCCTGGACCGTAGCGAAGCGACCCAGGAAAAAGTCATGCAGTTGGCCTCCGGGATGACGGCAGTCCACTGA
- a CDS encoding ABC transporter permease yields the protein MNAITDNKPATVPTKSRRRMPTELSIFLVLIGIGLVFELFGWIVRDQSFLMNSQRLVLMILQVSIIGLLAIGVTQVIITTGIDLSSGSVLALSAMIAASLAQTSDFSRAVFPSLTDLPVWIPVAMGLGVGLLAGAINGSIIAVTGIPPFIATLGMMVSARGLARYYTEGQPVSMLSDSYTAIGHGAMPVIIFLVVAVIFHIALRYTKYGKYTYAIGGNMQAARTSGINVKRHLIIVYSIAGLLAGLAGVVASARAATGQAGMGMSYELDAIAAAVIGGTSLAGGVGRITGTVIGALILGVMASGFTFVGVDAYIQDIIKGLIIVVAVVIDQYRNKRKLKR from the coding sequence ATGAATGCAATAACGGACAACAAACCTGCGACGGTGCCCACTAAAAGTCGTCGACGCATGCCCACCGAGCTGAGCATCTTCCTGGTGCTGATCGGTATCGGCCTGGTCTTCGAGCTGTTTGGCTGGATCGTGCGGGACCAGAGTTTCCTGATGAACTCCCAGCGCTTGGTGCTGATGATCCTGCAAGTATCGATCATCGGCCTGCTGGCGATCGGCGTGACCCAGGTCATCATCACCACGGGGATTGATCTGTCCTCCGGCTCGGTGCTGGCGCTGTCGGCGATGATCGCCGCGAGTCTTGCCCAGACTTCCGACTTTTCCCGTGCGGTGTTCCCGAGCCTGACCGACTTGCCGGTATGGATCCCGGTGGCGATGGGGTTGGGCGTGGGGCTGCTGGCGGGGGCGATCAACGGCAGCATCATCGCCGTCACCGGCATCCCGCCGTTCATTGCGACCCTGGGCATGATGGTCTCGGCCCGTGGCCTGGCGCGTTACTACACCGAAGGCCAGCCGGTGAGCATGCTCTCTGACTCGTACACGGCCATCGGCCATGGTGCGATGCCGGTGATCATCTTCCTGGTGGTAGCGGTGATCTTCCATATCGCCCTGCGCTACACCAAGTACGGCAAGTACACCTACGCCATCGGCGGCAACATGCAGGCGGCGCGTACCTCGGGCATCAACGTCAAACGCCACTTGATCATCGTGTACAGCATCGCCGGCCTGCTGGCAGGTCTTGCTGGCGTGGTGGCCTCGGCACGTGCCGCCACCGGCCAGGCCGGCATGGGCATGTCCTATGAGCTGGATGCGATTGCGGCGGCGGTGATCGGCGGCACCAGCCTGGCGGGCGGAGTAGGGCGCATCACCGGCACTGTGATCGGCGCGCTGATCCTTGGGGTGATGGCCAGCGGGTTTACCTTTGTCGGGGTGGACGCGTATATCCAGGACATCATCAAGGGCCTGATCATCGTGGTGGCGGTGGTAATCGACCAGTATCGCAACAAGCGCAAGCTAAAGCGCTGA
- a CDS encoding TraR/DksA family transcriptional regulator, protein MTKEKLLAMPADDYMNAEQHAFFEQLLQDMKVEHHERIEQNRIAIESLDTPADPADAASVEEERTWLVNAIDRDQRMLPQLERALERIKEDSFGWCDDSGEPIGLKRLLISPTTKYCIEAQERHEQIDKHQRQA, encoded by the coding sequence ATGACAAAGGAAAAGTTGCTGGCCATGCCGGCGGATGACTACATGAATGCCGAACAGCACGCTTTTTTCGAGCAGTTGCTGCAAGACATGAAAGTGGAACACCACGAGCGCATTGAACAGAACCGTATCGCCATTGAAAGCCTGGACACCCCGGCTGACCCGGCTGACGCTGCTTCCGTTGAAGAAGAGCGCACCTGGCTGGTCAACGCCATTGACCGCGACCAGCGCATGCTGCCGCAGCTGGAGCGTGCACTGGAGCGCATCAAGGAAGATTCCTTCGGCTGGTGCGATGACAGCGGCGAACCTATTGGCCTCAAGCGCCTGCTGATCAGCCCGACCACCAAGTACTGCATCGAAGCGCAAGAGCGCCACGAGCAGATCGACAAGCATCAGCGCCAAGCCTGA
- a CDS encoding methyl-accepting chemotaxis protein has product MIGTEKVTSQLSREALGAASQAHQRSTEGREVLAQSITRMHQLSQRANASRELIEALSLRSEEIQRVTLVIQSIASQTNLLALNAAIEAARAGEHGRGFAVVADEVRGLAGRTATATDEVGVMVADIQQRTAQVVEQIRQLSADLHTGVEQVEHAGEQLQSIASLAADVEGQVNEIAQGTDTNRTQLDSLFHAVEQMRSDLAVSDQQTRQLADAAVQMEGQAETISERLAEVGLDDYHQRIYDLAREGASRIAAQFEADVQQNRISLDDLFDRSYTPIANTRPSKYHTRFDGYTDQVLPAIQEALLPRHEGLVFAIACTPQGYVPTHNKAFSHALTGDAQVDAVQNRTKRKFEDRTGIRCGSHQQAVLLQTYTRDTGELMHDLSVPIMVKGRHWGGLRLGYKPEAVKGGR; this is encoded by the coding sequence ATGATCGGCACCGAAAAGGTCACCTCCCAACTCAGCCGCGAAGCACTGGGTGCCGCCAGCCAGGCCCATCAACGCAGCACCGAAGGCCGCGAAGTGCTGGCCCAGTCGATCACCCGCATGCACCAGCTCAGCCAGCGTGCGAATGCCAGCCGTGAACTGATCGAAGCCTTGAGCCTGCGCAGCGAGGAAATCCAGCGGGTGACCCTGGTGATCCAATCCATTGCCAGCCAGACCAATCTGCTGGCACTCAACGCGGCCATTGAAGCGGCGCGGGCCGGCGAGCATGGGCGTGGGTTTGCGGTAGTTGCGGATGAAGTGCGTGGGTTGGCGGGGCGTACGGCCACGGCTACCGATGAAGTCGGGGTGATGGTCGCGGATATCCAGCAACGCACGGCCCAAGTGGTGGAGCAGATTCGCCAGCTCTCGGCGGACCTGCATACTGGCGTGGAGCAGGTGGAGCACGCCGGTGAGCAGCTGCAAAGCATCGCCAGCCTGGCGGCGGATGTGGAAGGCCAGGTCAATGAGATCGCCCAGGGCACCGACACCAATCGCACCCAGCTCGACAGCTTGTTCCATGCCGTGGAACAGATGCGCAGCGATCTGGCTGTCAGTGATCAGCAAACCCGCCAACTGGCCGACGCCGCGGTGCAGATGGAAGGGCAGGCCGAAACCATCAGCGAGCGCTTGGCGGAAGTTGGGCTGGATGACTATCACCAGCGCATCTACGACCTGGCGCGCGAGGGGGCGAGCCGGATTGCTGCGCAATTCGAAGCCGACGTGCAGCAGAATCGGATCAGCCTGGATGACCTGTTCGACCGCAGCTATACGCCGATTGCCAACACCCGCCCGAGTAAGTACCACACCCGCTTTGACGGCTACACCGACCAGGTGTTGCCGGCGATCCAAGAAGCGCTGCTGCCACGCCATGAAGGCTTGGTCTTTGCCATTGCCTGTACGCCCCAGGGCTACGTGCCGACGCATAACAAGGCGTTTTCCCACGCGCTGACCGGCGATGCGCAGGTGGATGCGGTGCAGAACCGCACCAAACGCAAATTCGAAGACCGCACCGGAATCCGATGTGGCAGCCACCAGCAGGCCGTCTTGCTGCAAACCTATACCCGCGACACCGGAGAGCTGATGCACGACTTGTCGGTGCCGATCATGGTCAAGGGCCGGCATTGGGGCGGCTTGCGCCTGGGCTATAAACCCGAAGCGGTGAAGGGCGGGCGCTAG
- a CDS encoding DUF2789 domain-containing protein, which yields MDAPIPTLETLFEQLGLDSTPDAIDAFIVAHPLPEDVKLIDAPFWSKQQAAFLKEELREDAEWAIPVDELNQRLHQSQ from the coding sequence ATGGACGCGCCAATTCCTACCCTTGAAACCCTGTTCGAACAATTGGGCCTGGATTCAACTCCGGACGCCATCGACGCCTTTATCGTCGCGCATCCCTTGCCTGAAGATGTAAAGCTGATCGATGCGCCGTTCTGGTCTAAACAGCAAGCAGCCTTTCTGAAAGAAGAGCTGCGCGAGGACGCTGAATGGGCGATTCCCGTGGATGAGCTGAATCAACGCCTGCATCAATCGCAATAA